CCCGGAATCTCCGCGACTGCGGCCTGCATCTCGCGGACCAATTCGGCCTTGGGCTTTCGAGAATCGGGCCAGTCAGCGCGATCCTTCAGGATGATGAAGGTGTCGGCAACCGAAGGGGGCATTGGATCGGTCGCGATTTCCGCCGTCCCGATTTTCGCGACCACCCGCGCGACCTCGGGGAACTGCTTGATCCTTGCTTCGAGCGCGGTCTGCATCTGGATCGCCTGCGAGAGACTGGTTCCGGGCATACGGAGCGCGTGAAGCGCAATGTCGCCTTCGTCGAGGCTCGGTACGAACTCGGAGCCCATGCGACTTGCCGCCAGGCCGGCGACAACAACCAGGCCGATCGTGACGGAGATGACGGCGGCGCGCAGGCGTATCGCCTTGTCGAGTGCTGGCGCATAGATTTTGCGCGCCAGGTTCATGAGGCGACTTTCCTTCTCTTCCACCTTGCCGGTGACGAATAGCGCGATCGCGGCCGGCACGAAGGTCAGCGAGAGGATCAGCGCTGCGGTCAGGGCCATCACGACGGTGATTGCCATCGGATGGAACATCTTCCCCTCGACGCCGGTGAGGGCAAAGATCGGCACGTAGACGAGCGCGATGATCAGCACGCCGAATAGCGACGGCCGGATGACCTCCGAGGTTGCCGACGCAGCCAGTTCGAAACGCTCGTCCCGGCCGAGCAGGCGCCCCAACCGATGCTGGGTTTCGGCGAAACGACGCAGGCAGTTCTCGACGATGATCACAGCGCCGTCGACGATCAGGCCGAAATCGAGCGCGCCGAGGCTCATGAGGTTGCCCGACACGCCGCCGCGTACCATTCCGGTAATTGTCATCAACATGGTGATCGGGATGACGGCCGCCGTGATCAGCGCCGCGCGAATGTTGCCGAGCAGCACGAAGAGCACGACGATGACGAGGAGCGCGCCCTCAAGAAGATTTTTCTCGACGGTCCAGATCGCACGTTCGACAAGGTTTGTGCGATCATAGACCGGCACGGCCTTGACGCCGGCGGGAAGGGCCTTGGCCGCTTCTTCGAGGCGCTTTGCTGCAGCGCGCGCGACGATCCGGCTGTTCTCGCCGGCAAGCATGAACACCGTGCCGAGCACGACCTCCCGGCCATTCTCGGTCGCGGCGCCGGTGCGCAATTCTTCGCCCATGCTGAGATCGGCGATATCGGCAACCCGGATCGGAATGCCGTTCCGGTTGCTTACGACGATCATCCCGAGTTCGTCCATCCCGCCAGCCTGACCCGGCGTCCGAACCAGATATTGTTCACCATAGCGCTCAATATAGCCGGCGCCGCGATTGTCGTTGTTGCGATCGAGTGCGCGAACGACATCGTCGAGAGTGAGGCCATATGCCGACAACCGCGCGGGGATCGGCGTCACGTGATACTGGCGCTCGTAGCCGCCGATGCTGTTGACTTCGGTCACGCCAGGCGTGTTGCGAAGCTGCGGGCGAATGACCCAGTCCTGCAGCGTTCGGAGATCCGCCAGCGTATAGGCGCCGCCGCCGGGCTTCTTCGCGCTCGGCTCCGCTTCCAGCGTATAGATGAAGATTTCGCCCAGCCCGGTCGCGATCGGCCCCATTTCGGGTGTGACGCCCGGTGGCAGCTGATCGCGCACCGATTGCAGCCGCTCGTTTATCAGTTGGCGAGCAAAATAGATGCTTGTGCCGTCCTCGAAAACGGCCGTCACCTGGCTCAGTCCGTAGCGCGACACCGAGCGCGTATATTGGAGGCCCGGCAGTCCTGCGATCGCCGTCTCCACGGGGAATGTCACGCGCTGCTCGGCTTCGATCGGCGAGAAGCCCGGTGTCTCGCTGTTGATCTGCACCTGGACGTTGGTGATGTCGGGGGTGGCATCGATCGGCAGCCGCTGGAAGCTCCAGATCCCGACTGCACAGAGCAGGAGGACAACCGAAAGCACGGCCCAGCGGAAGCGGATCGCGCCCGCGATCATCCGCTCGAGCAAGGGCGAGTTGCCGCGTGGTGTGGTGGTGTCAGTGGTCATGGCTGGCCCCCGATTTCTCTATGTCGGCGCGGATCAGGAAGGCACCGTCGGTGACATAGACTTCGCCTGCCCTGAGGCCGCCGAGCACTTCGGTCCATTCGGGCGTCCTGCGCCCGATTTCGAGCATCCGCACTTCATAGGTGTCGCCGACCCTCGCGAAGACGACCTCGAAGTCGCGGAAGCGTTGGATCGCCTTGGTTCGCACGGCGATCGGCACATTGGTCTGCGCGACCGCGAAACTGCCTTCCACGCCCATGCCCGGACGGAAGGTCCGCGATGCGATCGGCGGCAGATGGACGTGAGCCATCATCGTCTGACTCGCGACGTCCGCTGTCGGCAGGACTGCCTCGACTTCGGCCTGAAGCTGTCCCTCGCCAGAGAGGTTTTTCAGCGTGACCGCCTGGCCGACGCGAATTCGTTCGGCATCGCGCGGATAGACGAAGAACTCGGCGTGAAGCTTGGCGGGGTCGGCGATCACGAAGAGTGCGCGATCTCCGGTCGTATCACCGACGTTCACGTTTTTCTCGATGATCGTGCCGCCGATCGGCGCTGTCACCGGATAGACTTGCAGCGAATGACTCGACTCGACTCGCGCAAGCAGCTGACCGCGCCGGACCTGCTGACCGAGGTTGCCGTCCAACGAGACAATCAGGCCGGGAAGCCTTGCGCGCACATCGGCCTTGCCCTCGGGCGTGATTTCGATCCGGCCGCCCATATCGATCCGATCGCTGATCGTGGCAGGCCCGGCGGCTTCCGTTTTCACGCCGCCGGCCTTGGCCGCCGCGGCAGTGATGGCGGTGCGGCCCTCATAGGCGGCATAGGACCATTTGTGCCTCCGGCCACCCTCGCGCGCTACCACCCGGACGTCGAAGCTATGCGGTTCGGCGACAATTCCACTGCCGCGGAGGAAATCGTCCTGCGGGGTAAAACTGAAGCGGTCGATCCTTCCGCCGAGGCGACCGAGTTCGATCGCCAAAGCCACTTCGGTCGGCTTGACCGGCTTGTCGTCGCGATAGGCGTAGACGCGAAACTCGGGATCGACGCCATCTTCGAAGATAGTGATCTCAAGCGCGAAGGGACCGCTGCGAAGCATGCGTCCCCGGTGCGGGCCGCGTTCATATTCGCTCGCAGTGGCCGCCGCGTCCTCCTTTTCAGGCGTCGCTGTCTCGCCGCATGCGGCAAGCAGGGTTAGGGCCATGACCGGTGCCGCACCCAGCAGATATATTTTCATCGGATTGTCTCCATATTGGCAAGCAGGGGCGCGTGGCGGCCCAAAAGCCGGTCGAGCCGCACGCCGAGCAAATGAAAGCGCCTGAGCAGCTCGACCCGCCGCGATTGCGCTTCGTTGGTCGCCGCTTGCGCCTGCGCATATTCCAGGAAGGTGAAGGCGGTGCCGCCGCGTGCGAGACCGTCGCGGATCAGCCGGACCGCGCGGTTGGCGCTCGGGAGCACGTCGGCGTCGATCCGCTTGATTTCGGTTGCGATCAGGCGCCGGTCGGCAACGATTCTGTCGATCTCGCGCTCGATCTCGACCCGCGCTACGGCGATATCCGCCTCAACAGCGCGCTGATCGGCTCGAGCCCGAGCGACATTGCCTCGATTCGCGGATTTGGTCCCGAGCGGGATCGATCCTCCGACCATGATCGCAAGGTCGTTGCCGTCCCCGAAATGGCGGAGACCGACGCGCCCGCTGGGATCGGCGATATTGCCGGTCTCGGCGAGCTTTGCCTTTGCCTCGGCCGCATTGAGTTCGGCAGCAAGCACGGCAATATCGACCGACTCGCCGCGGGGAGGCGCTGCGACATCGAACACGAGCAAGGCGGCCGGATCGAGCTTGAAATCACCGTTGCCGCCCCACCATGCGGCGAGGTTCGCCCGCGCAATCCGGGCATTCTCTCGCGCCTGGTCGACGGCGATCTCTGCTTGGGCGACATTGGTGCGGGCACGCTCGGCCGCGAACCAGGGATCGAGTGCGCTGGTGACCCGTTTTACCACCTCCAGTTCAACGCGTTTCATGTCGGCAAGGCGGGATTCCGCGACCGGAACCGTCGCTTCCGCGGCAAGCGCCTCGACCCAGGCCGCCTGCACGCGAGCGAGACGGTCGAGCAGGCGAACCCGGTTCTGCGCGCCGACGACGGCCGCGTCGGCGCGCGCGGCACCGATACGCGCCTCGCGCTTGCCGCCGCGCTCCCATGTCCGCTCATACCAGCCGGTAGTCTGCGGTTGTTTCAGCGGCGAATAGGGGCCGGTGCCCGCGAAATCCTCGAGGTCGATTCCGACCACGTCGCGCGGCCTGACATCCGCCTGCAGGATGGCGGCATCTGCGGCCTCGAGGCGGGCGATGCTGGCGGTCAGGGCGGGATCGCTCGTCGCAACCCGCGACAGCGCTTCTTCCAGACCTAAATTTTGTGCCCAAACAGGCTGCACTGTGGCAGCCAGCAGGACGCCGCCGCAGAGCATGGCCCTGCGGATAGCGTGCGCGCCGGAGCGCGCTCGAGATTGGGAAAACATGTGATAAAAGCCTCGCTGAATGGCGTGGAAACCTCCCACGCCTACGAGGCGCAGGAACTCAAGCGGTCAGCGAGTGGGGTCGGGGAGGGCGCTCGGGGCCAATGGATCTGCGGCCCGCCATTTGCCTGTCGTTGCCAATCCCGCGCAGACTTCCGATCGGCGCAATGCCGGAGGCTGTCACGGCGTTGGGAACAAGCAAGCCAGGTCCTGTGTCGCCGTGGTGGTGGTGCCCGACGGCGAGATGATCGCCGGGCGTGCCTTCGTCATCCGCCGGCGCATTGTCGTGATGGTCCGCATGCTCGGCGAGGCTATCATGCACCGTGTCGACCGGGAAATCGGCTAACTCCCCATGCTCGTGCGAGATCATGAATACCGGGCTGTGCTGGATCTGATCGGCAGCTTTGGCGGGTGCAGTCGCCGCATAGAACAGCATCAGAGCGACACACAGCGTGCCGATCAGACGGTCAAAGCGGGAAGAAACGGAGGTGAGCACGAAGCTGCGTTTAATTCGCAGTATTTCGGTTGGCAAGCCGAATGGGCCCCCGGTTCCTCCACAAGGCTGAAAGCGGGTGCTTTTTTATAAGAAAGTATGGTGGACGCACTAGGGCTCGAACCTAGGACCCGCTGATTAAGAGCTGAAATCAGAGGGTCCTTACGCTTCCGCATGCGTCCAAAAACGGCAGAAATCTGCAATTCATAGTCCGTAATGTTCTTGAAATGTTCGCCAGTATCCACTACAAAAAGCTACCTAAGGTAGCAGGATCATATGGCGAACAAAGTTGGTTTGACAGATGCCCGGATCGCAGGATTGAAAGCGCCTGCAAGCGGGCAAATTGAGGTCGCTGATGGCATCGTGACCGGCCTGCGGCTCCGAATGGGAGCGAGCGGCACCAAGACTTATATCTTGCGTAAGCGCGTTCAAGGTAAATGGTTGAACGTGACTATCGGGCGGCATGGCCCGAATTTCACTCTCGCACACGCCCGTCGGAAGGCGCGGGACCTGCTCGTCGACGTTGAGCAAGGCAAAAGTATCGCCAGAAAGCCGGGAGCTAAAAGGAAGGGATCGAAGGGTGTCGGCACCGTCGCCGAACTATACGAGACATACCTGGCTCAACAGATCGTCGGCAAAAAGAGGAGCGCGAATGAGTTCGACCGGGTTTTCCGCAAGTACATCGAACCTGAGCTAGGCGCCCGCCTCGCCGATTCGATCACCCGAAGCGACGTCAGCCGTTTCGTAGAGAAGATCGCATTTGAGCGGGGCAAGGAAACCCTGACGATGGCTCGCATCGTTTATCGGCACCTTTCGACGTTTTACTCATGGGCGCTCACCAGACTTGAACATCTGCCAGCCAATCCGTGCCGGGACGCATGGCGCCCAAAACGGAGCGAGCCTCGCGACCGGGTGCTCAGCGATCGAGAGGTCGCTGCACTGTGGCAAGCCGCCGTCGAGGATGGCTATCCGTTTGGCCATCTTGTGCAGATGTTAATTCTCACAGCCCAGCGCCGGGGAGAGGTGCTCGACGCCACTTGCGACGAGTTCGACTTCAAGGGGAAAGTTTGGACTGTACCAGGAGATAGAGCGAAAAACGGCAAGGCAAATGTGGTGCCTTTATCCGCGCAGGCCCTCGAGGTCGTCACCGACACCTTCGCGGCCGCTGGGATCGCGCCTGAAGATGCTCACAAGCAATCCCAAATTCTACTGGCATCCAAGGTCACCAGCACAAACAGTGTCAGTGGGCTGTCAAAGGCCTGGAAGCGGATAAGGGCAAGTGTGGACGAGAAACTCGGCTATGAAGCCGCTCATTTCACCATGCATGACATTCGCCGGACGGTGGCGACCGGACTGCAGAGGATTGGAATACCACTGGTCGTTTCAGAGGCCGTTCTCAATCATCAGTCCGGCTCGGCAATGGCTGGTGTCGCCGGGGTCTATCATCGGCATCAGTACACGAATGAAAAACGCGAAGCTCTCGCGCTGTGGGGCAAGGAGGTTCTAATGCTCGTCGCGAAGTATCCGCCGCAGGACAGTCAGGAAGAATGACTCTCCACCCCGAGCCAGTCGGCGCGTATCCGATCCATGCCCGCGACAACGCCATCAACGGTCACTGTAGATCCGATGAAGTCCTCACCGACATCATCGCCTTCGATAATCCAGACATCGTCAGCAGCAGTAGTCAGGATCATTCCGCGCCTGCCATGGCTTAATGTCCCCGACAAACGTATTCGACCCGCACTTACAATGCCCCCCGCTCAAAAACGCCAATGGCGCAGCACTTCACGCACATAGGCCGGCGTCTCGCCATTGCGTGGAATACCGCCGGCGCGTTCGACGGCACCGGGACCTGCATTGTAGGCGGCAAGGGCCAGATGAACTACCCCGAACTTGTCGAGCATCTGGCGTAGATATTTGGCCGCACCGAAAATGTTCGCCATCGGATCGAAGCGATTTGAAACGCCAAGGTCCCGCGCGGTCCCCGGCATCAGCTGACCCAGACCGGCGGCGCCAGCCTTGCTGATCGCCAAAGGATTATACCGCGATTCCGTCCAGACAAGAGCGTCGAGTAGACCGCTTGGCAGCGAGTATTGAACCTCAGCTGCGTAAACATGAGGAAGGTAGCTTGCCCGTCGAAAGCCGGATGGCGCGCTGCCCTGGGGCTTTGGATATCGATAGGGCAGATAGGTTCGACCCGCATCGATAGCCGACGGCTCGGACGAGCCCGCTGGAGGCGTTCTCCAAATGCCGTGTTCGACGAGACGAAAGCCATCGGTTCCTTCTGCAACGCGGAAGCCGTCGGTTGTCAACTCCGAGGCAAAGGTCATCTGAGTGGCTTCCAGCTCCTGCGCGTGAGCGGGGAGGACGAACCCAAGTCCTGCCGTTGCCACTGCGGCTACTGCCGATTTCAGTCTCATTCCCGAATCCTTTTGTGGTCGAATCGGGAGAGAACATATATAGAACATATGATGTAGGAAAATGAAACGTCAGCGACGCAGAGCGGAGGCTGCGCGGGTGGAGGCACGTTACGATGGAGATGCCCCCATGCACCAACACCGATCATCCGGATTCCAAGGTCTGCAACTGGAAAACCGCGCGCGCAAGATAGTCGAGCAGCTGGGCGGTGCCTGGTCGCGTTCGCGCGGAATGTGCTGCTGCCCGGCCCACGACGACCGCACTCCTTCACTAAGCATCACACTCGGAAAGCGCGCAATCCTTGTTCATTGCTTTGCCGGCTGCACGAACGATGCGGTGATAGAAGCGATGGCCGGGCTCGGAATACGAATTGCGGACCTGTCCGATGGCACGAGTGGTCCGATCGTGGCCGAACCGCGCGAGGAAGTCGCCAATCGGAATGCGCTGAGGCTCTGGCGTGAGGCGTCGACCATCGCTGGCAGCCCCGCCGAGAAGTACCTCGTGTCCAGAGGCATCACGATTTCTTCGCCGGAACTGCGTTTCCACCCGCGTATGCCGCTGGGGCCAAAGGGTGCTGTCCGGTTTCTACCCGCGATGGTGGCGGCCGTGCGCAATGATGCCGGAATTCTGGCGCTGCACCGCTCCTTCCTTGACCTCGACAAAACCAGCTTGGCTTCTTTCGATCAGCCCAGGCGTGCGTTGGGCAGCCCCGGTTCTGGGGCGGT
This DNA window, taken from Sphingopyxis sp. PAMC25046, encodes the following:
- a CDS encoding TolC family protein, with the protein product MQPVWAQNLGLEEALSRVATSDPALTASIARLEAADAAILQADVRPRDVVGIDLEDFAGTGPYSPLKQPQTTGWYERTWERGGKREARIGAARADAAVVGAQNRVRLLDRLARVQAAWVEALAAEATVPVAESRLADMKRVELEVVKRVTSALDPWFAAERARTNVAQAEIAVDQARENARIARANLAAWWGGNGDFKLDPAALLVFDVAAPPRGESVDIAVLAAELNAAEAKAKLAETGNIADPSGRVGLRHFGDGNDLAIMVGGSIPLGTKSANRGNVARARADQRAVEADIAVARVEIEREIDRIVADRRLIATEIKRIDADVLPSANRAVRLIRDGLARGGTAFTFLEYAQAQAATNEAQSRRVELLRRFHLLGVRLDRLLGRHAPLLANMETIR
- a CDS encoding HlyD family efflux transporter periplasmic adaptor subunit; its protein translation is MKIYLLGAAPVMALTLLAACGETATPEKEDAAATASEYERGPHRGRMLRSGPFALEITIFEDGVDPEFRVYAYRDDKPVKPTEVALAIELGRLGGRIDRFSFTPQDDFLRGSGIVAEPHSFDVRVVAREGGRRHKWSYAAYEGRTAITAAAAKAGGVKTEAAGPATISDRIDMGGRIEITPEGKADVRARLPGLIVSLDGNLGQQVRRGQLLARVESSHSLQVYPVTAPIGGTIIEKNVNVGDTTGDRALFVIADPAKLHAEFFVYPRDAERIRVGQAVTLKNLSGEGQLQAEVEAVLPTADVASQTMMAHVHLPPIASRTFRPGMGVEGSFAVAQTNVPIAVRTKAIQRFRDFEVVFARVGDTYEVRMLEIGRRTPEWTEVLGGLRAGEVYVTDGAFLIRADIEKSGASHDH
- a CDS encoding CusA/CzcA family heavy metal efflux RND transporter produces the protein MLERMIAGAIRFRWAVLSVVLLLCAVGIWSFQRLPIDATPDITNVQVQINSETPGFSPIEAEQRVTFPVETAIAGLPGLQYTRSVSRYGLSQVTAVFEDGTSIYFARQLINERLQSVRDQLPPGVTPEMGPIATGLGEIFIYTLEAEPSAKKPGGGAYTLADLRTLQDWVIRPQLRNTPGVTEVNSIGGYERQYHVTPIPARLSAYGLTLDDVVRALDRNNDNRGAGYIERYGEQYLVRTPGQAGGMDELGMIVVSNRNGIPIRVADIADLSMGEELRTGAATENGREVVLGTVFMLAGENSRIVARAAAKRLEEAAKALPAGVKAVPVYDRTNLVERAIWTVEKNLLEGALLVIVVLFVLLGNIRAALITAAVIPITMLMTITGMVRGGVSGNLMSLGALDFGLIVDGAVIIVENCLRRFAETQHRLGRLLGRDERFELAASATSEVIRPSLFGVLIIALVYVPIFALTGVEGKMFHPMAITVVMALTAALILSLTFVPAAIALFVTGKVEEKESRLMNLARKIYAPALDKAIRLRAAVISVTIGLVVVAGLAASRMGSEFVPSLDEGDIALHALRMPGTSLSQAIQMQTALEARIKQFPEVARVVAKIGTAEIATDPMPPSVADTFIILKDRADWPDSRKPKAELVREMQAAVAEIPGNNYEFTQPIQMRFNELLSGVRADVAIKVFGDDLDTLLQIGQRIERVASDIKGAQDVSVEQVTGLPVLQITPDRASLARFGLSVGDIQDVVAVSIGGVEAGQIFEGDRRFPIIVRLPEPIRGQVDEIGRLRIPLPANGISPDVTFDGAPQAGLRGFVPLAEVAKVEVVTGPNQISREDGKRRVVVTANVRGRDLGSFIEELQAKVGAEVDVLPGYWISYGGTFEQLISAAARLQLVVPAALLTILGLLYALFRSGRDAAIVFSGVPLALTGGVAALLVRGMPLSISAGVGFIALSGVAVLNGVVMLSFIRQLRDAGASLGEAIREGALTRLRPVLMTALVASLGFVPMAFNVGAGAEVQRPLATVVIGGIVSSTILTLLVLPALYRIVHGRTEKEEANSPAASTAPLAV
- a CDS encoding DUF5818 domain-containing protein, giving the protein MILTTAADDVWIIEGDDVGEDFIGSTVTVDGVVAGMDRIRADWLGVESHSS
- a CDS encoding lytic transglycosylase domain-containing protein gives rise to the protein MRLKSAVAAVATAGLGFVLPAHAQELEATQMTFASELTTDGFRVAEGTDGFRLVEHGIWRTPPAGSSEPSAIDAGRTYLPYRYPKPQGSAPSGFRRASYLPHVYAAEVQYSLPSGLLDALVWTESRYNPLAISKAGAAGLGQLMPGTARDLGVSNRFDPMANIFGAAKYLRQMLDKFGVVHLALAAYNAGPGAVERAGGIPRNGETPAYVREVLRHWRF
- a CDS encoding toprim domain-containing protein is translated as MHQHRSSGFQGLQLENRARKIVEQLGGAWSRSRGMCCCPAHDDRTPSLSITLGKRAILVHCFAGCTNDAVIEAMAGLGIRIADLSDGTSGPIVAEPREEVANRNALRLWREASTIAGSPAEKYLVSRGITISSPELRFHPRMPLGPKGAVRFLPAMVAAVRNDAGILALHRSFLDLDKTSLASFDQPRRALGSPGSGAVRFAYPNGGRLGLAEGNETALSAMQMFKVPCWATLGNERFGLATIPESVRRLFLFVDNDAGGRLAEERAREAYACEGRLIVTRRPELTGDDWNDVLMRSVRATV
- a CDS encoding tyrosine-type recombinase/integrase — encoded protein: MANKVGLTDARIAGLKAPASGQIEVADGIVTGLRLRMGASGTKTYILRKRVQGKWLNVTIGRHGPNFTLAHARRKARDLLVDVEQGKSIARKPGAKRKGSKGVGTVAELYETYLAQQIVGKKRSANEFDRVFRKYIEPELGARLADSITRSDVSRFVEKIAFERGKETLTMARIVYRHLSTFYSWALTRLEHLPANPCRDAWRPKRSEPRDRVLSDREVAALWQAAVEDGYPFGHLVQMLILTAQRRGEVLDATCDEFDFKGKVWTVPGDRAKNGKANVVPLSAQALEVVTDTFAAAGIAPEDAHKQSQILLASKVTSTNSVSGLSKAWKRIRASVDEKLGYEAAHFTMHDIRRTVATGLQRIGIPLVVSEAVLNHQSGSAMAGVAGVYHRHQYTNEKREALALWGKEVLMLVAKYPPQDSQEE